TATTGAAGGACAGGAACATGCTCGTCGATGTAGTCAACGACCCTGGCCTTCTTTCCATCCTTGGGCCTGCACACCCGACCGATTGCCTGTATGATCCGGGCCTTCGCCTTCATTGGCGTGCACAAATAGAGCTGCGCCAGACCGTCAACGTCAAACCCTTCTGAGATCAACTGAACTGTGCTTATCAATGCATCAATGTCGCCGCTTCGGACCAGGTCAACGATCTTTTGCCGCCCAGCCCTTGGTGTCCTGCCGGTCAGAACCCGGTTATTCACTCCGCGATCTGTGAGCAGTTGGGATAAGGTTTCGCAGTGGGCGACGCGATCAGATAGGAGAAGGGCCATACCGTTCTCAGGTCCAGAGGCATTGGCCACATCATTGGCGATCATTTCGTTTCGGGATGCATCCAGGGTCAGGGCCTTGAGCATTTCGGGGTAGTTGTCTTCGTAGCAGAAGGTAAATCCTGTAGTTCTGCTGTGGACCTCAGGAGCCACCACGTCGCCGGAGTTTTGTAGGTCTTTGGCGCTGATCTCATAGACCTTATCCCCCAGGGTCAGGAATATAATCTTCCCGAGTCGATCCTTCCGGAATGGAGTTGCCGTTAATCCTGTCATGTATCGACAGTCAAAACTCTGCACCAGATTGGTGAATGTGCTGGCCGGGGTGTGATGGGCCTCATCGACGACCAGATGACCGAACCTCTCCTTAAGTTCCTCGGTGTGCTTGGCGGCTGTCTGCACAGTAGAGATGGTGATGTCCTTTAAATCGAACCGTCCATCTCCGATCAGACCACAATCCACACCAAGAAACTGCTTCACCCTGTCCATCCACTGATAGGCCAGCTCCAGGGTATGCACGATGATCAGACATGGTTGCCCGGTCTTGCAAATAAGATAACAACAGACCACAGTCTTTCCACCTCCTGCCGGAATGCAGATCACCCGA
This region of Desulfovermiculus halophilus DSM 18834 genomic DNA includes:
- a CDS encoding DEAD/DEAH box helicase encodes the protein MKATILKVKDRAELYIQRKDVLRGIKKAMTLDNPQYVQALKYGRFTDHLDPKIHLWEEIEDGIIFPRGWARQCLSMLRRHGIKVEIEDRRRTLESIEMEFWGQLRPYQQQAARAALGREFRVICIPAGGGKTVVCCYLICKTGQPCLIIVHTLELAYQWMDRVKQFLGVDCGLIGDGRFDLKDITISTVQTAAKHTEELKERFGHLVVDEAHHTPASTFTNLVQSFDCRYMTGLTATPFRKDRLGKIIFLTLGDKVYEISAKDLQNSGDVVAPEVHSRTTGFTFCYEDNYPEMLKALTLDASRNEMIANDVANASGPENGMALLLSDRVAHCETLSQLLTDRGVNNRVLTGRTPRAGRQKIVDLVRSGDIDALISTVQLISEGFDVDGLAQLYLCTPMKAKARIIQAIGRVCRPKDGKKARVVDYIDEHVPVLQYQAKSRQRALAEVVA